Proteins from a single region of Bacillus sp. SM2101:
- a CDS encoding DUF3221 domain-containing protein: protein MKMRISFLIVAIFILLLGCNNNEEHSDEPDFIGKILEVEDKKILMDIEQGNFFDKGYTEEIILSYGRSVDQNIFEKGKEFKVWIDGEVLESNPPQGRIGKIEVNE from the coding sequence ATGAAAATGAGGATATCTTTTCTGATAGTTGCAATATTTATTCTGTTGTTGGGCTGTAACAATAACGAAGAACATTCAGATGAACCAGATTTTATCGGAAAAATATTAGAAGTGGAGGACAAAAAAATATTAATGGATATTGAACAAGGTAATTTTTTTGACAAAGGATACACTGAAGAGATCATTCTTAGCTATGGACGATCAGTTGATCAAAACATTTTTGAAAAGGGTAAGGAGTTTAAAGTTTGGATAGATGGTGAAGTTTTAGAAAGTAATCCACCACAAGGAAGAATTGGGAAAATTGAAGTTAATGAATAA